Below is a genomic region from Diabrotica undecimpunctata isolate CICGRU chromosome 7, icDiaUnde3, whole genome shotgun sequence.
CTGATCTGTCACTATTTTTATTTGGCGAAGGCTAAAACAGTAAGATGTAAATTAGTTGCATAATTAGAGAGGACAATAACTAGAGTAtcttttcaaaaacaaaacacagcATAAAACACTCAAGAATCAAAATAAATTTGGGAACTGCCCATCTGGGATCCAAATACAGTAAAAAAACAGTAAACTGTCTCAAATTGGTTAATACAGTTAAATCATTTAATTAAAGCAGTGTTTCATATAACGCACCAAATAGTAACATTATTTAATCTTgataaaatactttaaaatggtTAAGTAGGCGTTGAAatgattttatttaataacttTATATTTGATAATATATCATTACCATATTGATCTATACGGGAAAAATATTATTgtaatgtttttaaaagttttaaaaaataaatctcaCCTTTCCATTTATGACCAGCATTGCATTGATAGGAGTTAATTTAATGGTCCTTCCCTTTCTCCAATTATTATCCGTAGGTTGCGTAAACAAAAGTTTTCCTTCTAAGGCAAACTTGGCTTCTTCATGATTCCATTCCAACACATCCACAGCTATTTTTCTTAACTTGATATTAACTAAATCCATTTCCGAACTTGATCTTCTGCCGGAACTACTGCCAATTCTTCTCCACAACTTACTTGGTACGTCTTTTGTTTGTGAGTTCATATGGTTTAAATGAAGCTCTATCTTATGCTGGGCTTCTTTCAGTTCCTCCTTGTTATCATAATGAGATGGTGTTACTTTGTATAATCTAGCCAGTAACAATGGATACTTTGTAACCCTTTGAACAGGTACCATAAGAAATGAGTTGAGATTCATTCTCCTTAACATTGTATTTTCCATCTGAGATACTCTTAGAAATATTCTTAggagctctttttctttttcaagGCTTGCTAACAGTAAACTAGCTGATCCTTGTCGAACACAGTAAGTTTCGAAGGCGTGTAACATTGGCATTGCTTCCAGAAAGAGTTTACCCATATTAACCGTTAGAAGGTCCTCATCACCTTGTTCCAAAGCTATTTCAACACCATCTCGCAACCGTTCGGCTAGTGCTTGGCTATTTTCTAAAAGTTCTTCCACATTTAAGAATATAGCAGACAACTGATCCGGTGTTAATAGGCCTGCTACTAACATTGGCTGATAGAATTCTTCTAATATAATTTGCAAATCTTTACTGTATTTTTCTTCTGTTTCGACTATCTCAGTAATTATTTCTTTCCTTTCTGACCGTTTTTTCacacattttctacataacaGAGCAACATTCCCGTTAGCTCCTTCTAGTGAAGCCTCACAGTCTTCGCACAACGCAAATATCTCTTGTTTGGATCTGTATTTACTCAGTGAACTCTTGCTGGTCTCCGAACCAACACCAGAATCATTTCTTTCAACCTCTGCTCCCTTTTGAGTTGTTAGCTTTTCATCTATGAGTGTTCCAGCCAATATAAGCGAGTTATCCTCACTTGAATCACTAACCGCACTCATCTGTGAGATAGGAATATCGTCTTCAGTCGTACCATTTGTTGGAAAGTAAGTATAGCCATCTTCTTGAACTAAACCTCTTTCTTTTGCATCTACAAGGTAGCTAAGAATGTCATATTTGGAGGCTCCCTCAAATATGGACCTATaacataaagaaaaaatatataattattttgtattttggaGAATTTTCATGATCAATAGGTCGACGTGGAATGTGCGTGGAACGTAAAAGGGCTAAAGATAATCACAGGTAAACTTTCAATTATTGAAAAATAACTAAGAAGATATAACATTGAAATCTCTGGACTAACTAAGTTATAAGATAGTTTTCCTTAAACTGAAAGGCAAACTACATAAACTCAATATCATACAAGTTTATGCGCCAACCAGTACAGCAGATgacatataaattattttttcaaagtaaaaattaTGATTTAATAGGATTTATGTATTACTTACCTAGTAGTAAATTCTTTATCTAAATTAATATCATCCATTATGGTTGCTGGAGGAGGAACGCTGGGTAGAGGTGGCGGTATCTCAATATCTTCGTAGATTGGATCATTGTTAACTTTAATAGATTCGTAGATATGATCATCATTCTCAGTTACCTCGATGATCCCCGAATCTGCCAGTAGTTCATAAAATTTCGTACGATTCGCTAACTCTTCCTCAGTAACCGAGCTACGATTGCTATGATCAGTATAGCAATCTGATCCTGGATCAATTAACTCGTATTGAGTAGAGGAACTGTGTTCAGATGACAAATCATCGCATATCGATTCATAGGGCTTTGGCCTTATAAATACATCTTCGTACGTTGTTTCTGGTAACAAATTGGATGTTAAATTGGGTATTTTAACATTTAGGAACTTCTTGTCGCGCTGTCGCCTAGGCACGTCTGATTTACCACAGACATGTGGGACCAAGTTTCGCCTTACTGCCTCAACGGGGTCCTTCAGGAGCTCTCTTAACACATCTGAGTCTTTTTCAGCAGGTTTTTCaatttcagtttctttggtatctgctttttcttctactttttcggGTTCTTTTTCACATGGAACGAAAGATCCTGTGATATAAATCGTACTACATTGTTTTTCAGGTTTCTCGAATATAGGAATTATTCCTACTGAATCTTTAACCACCACTGACGACTGATATAACGGAATGTTGTCATTTACATTAACCGTTGAATAACAGTCATCGCCGTTTATCATTATTGATGTTTTTCTTTGGGCATTTTCCAAAATATTATATGAGCTATTATTTAAGGCGTCcgaaaattcattttttatttgaattttgtgGACAGCTGGTGGGGTAGTTATTTTAACAACTGTTTTATTTGTGATCTCAGTATTAACTGCCTCAATCTTAATTGAATTGCTTATAGGAGGTTGTTTATTGCTACTTCTTTTTCTAGGTGGAACTATCGGTGGTACATCATCTTTTGGTATAATTATCTCAACTTTTGCTTCATTAATACACATATCTAATTTAGCTAAAGCAATTTTCTCATCGAGTTTTTCTGAAGTATCCTCTATTTTTAATGTTGCTTCCATAATTTTATTTGCATTATCGACCAAATCTGATGAAAATGAAGTTAAAGAACTTGCAGATGTGTTGTCGGTTTCGGCATTGTCAGTTTCAGTATCAGTtgttgaatttatttctattGGCTCTTGTTGGATCAGATTGTTAAGATTATTCAAGGACAAATCTTCATTTCTCTCAAACAATAAATTGTCTGAATCGGAGACTGTATTTATATTTTCCTTGCTAGTAGAATTAGATTTTACGcagagttttttaattttttgattgaTTCCATCTAATCTCTCGAGGTCTGAGAAATCTATTTTTAAACCTACTCGTTGTTTTAGATGCCTGATAGCCATTGTATCATGGAAAAGGTTTTTCGACTCTACTTTTTTCATTCGATCGCTTAGACTTCGATACAAACTCACTGGTTTTCTAGGTGTGgaaacatctaaaaaatatataaaaattaaaaaagaacacctttaatattttttgaaaaaagaagACAACAAAGTGTTTATAACAAAAGAGGATATGGGATGAGCAACTAAAGAATATagaaaaccaagtcataatatcAAAAAGGGAATTATCAAATCACTATATGATAGAGCTCCAAACACCTGATctaatgaaaatgcatttcaggaagaaaaatAACTGCTGACGaaggttttaataaaaaatgattattcattgtcatttataaacaaggaattttacaagattgaagataagaaacaacaaaacaccaTAAGTAATCCAGAAATACTCACAAGAAGGAATTTAAAATTACAACAATAACATATGAATACTATTTCATGTAAAAAATTTACATTGATGAAAGAGGTTAGTCAGGATGtaacacatatttttatatttgttatacaGAGTAAAAAAAGGAGGCATGTCCGAGCGCTACAGAGAAAAAAGGAGCGATGTCAATGTGACCGACGCCGATGAAGCGGTTCATACATTTAGTTTGTACGTGGTTAAGAGGTTTTTAGAGGTTATGTATGTTTGTTTACTAAACCTGGAAGGAGAGTTATCAAGTTGTAAATATGTCTAGTGAGAGTGACGAATTTATGAAATGTGATGTTATGGACAAACGGAAAAATAATGCAAAGAAACGTAGACAATATGGACGAATTAATGTGAAGTAAGAAAATAAATAGACAAAGCCATGTAATAGGACCGGATTGTAAGTGCGTTAGGTTTAAGTGTTTTCTACAAATACCGGAACAAGCAAGAACTGAAATTATTAGAAAGTTCaagataaaagtacgcaagactgcataccttggacacatactaagaaataataaatatagtcttctgcaggtcatcatgcagggtagagtcgatggcaaaaagggaagaggtagaaagaagaagtcatggctgcgaaatattcgagactggacaaacatgactgtagacgaattattccactttgcaaaagacagagaagcttttaaaaatgtggtcgccaacctccgttaatggggacggcataggaagaagaagaagaaagttcaaCCTAATGGAGTCGACAGATGCccaaaatatataattatgcgGATTAATTACTGTACAAACTGTATAGCAACGAAGACCACGAGTTTCAGAGGACTCTGCACGACTTCATGATACCGCCTTTAGTTATAAAATTCGTTATATTGAAAATGACGAAACACAAGAAGTTCCAGTATGTCAGTATAAGGCCTTTTTGGCACTGTAtggaattttgaaataaaattctacaaaagTCACTAAAATTGACAGGTCACGCTCCAAAAGATACTAGAGGAAGACATGGAAACCATCGTCATCAAGTTTCTATAGAAACAAAAAACTATATAATGCAGCGTATAAGGTCTTTCAGGGGCAGAAAAAGTCATTATAGTTTGAAAGACTCGTCGAAATTACACTTATCTGATgatttaaatattaacaaaatgtacACAAAGTACGTAGAAAAATTTCCAGAAATGCGTACTTCATACGAAACATACAGAAGAATTTTTTCAACtaaatttaatatttcctttggTTTTCCAAGGACCGATACGTGTACTTCTTGTGTATTCATCACAAGAACTACACGTATCGGTGTATTCATCACAAGATACGTGTAGTTCTTGTGATGAATATTTAGCAAAATTTAAAAGTCTTGAGAAGCAGTCTATTAGCGAATTCTTTGGAGGAAACAACTAAATTAAATGCTGATATTAAGCAACTAGATACAGAAAATAAGCTACATAAACTTAAAGCCCAAACATTTTATAACAGAAAACAAGCTGCGAGAAGCTAGTAGAAAAAATGTACGCACACAGGCTATATGCATGTATTTTGCAAAAAAACTGCAAATACCCAATATTAGTACAAATGATGTTTACTATAAGAGACAATTCACTTTATACTCATTCAATATACACGTCTTGTCTACAGCTGAGTCCATATTTTATATGTACACCGAGACTGTTGCCAAAAAAGGTAGCGATGATGTTTTTTCACTGCTTTATCACTATATCTACAACTATCTGAATCGAAAACTACGAAACTTGAATATTTTCTGCGACTCGTGCAGAGGACAGAATAAAAACTATACTATTCTTT
It encodes:
- the RhoGEF64C gene encoding uncharacterized protein RhoGEF64C, with amino-acid sequence MAAVVSHAMRRFPTTPPDTSYSSYAFRGESSRVDGESALSRSMRYADPWLYGSIRAPGGFFLTPAFVLCACPDYINGTKKSSKKSPSQCKKCKGARLPLSSVEASKYGTVRYYPSEAVPTSSTPVRGGTVRVTSSKRPSILPSPGDPYDLVRKSRLSVSENTNPFRARSVSPSKTTDGDNKKRHGKSKAEKRIESYNLTIGRRSILECDINPYELVSSEAFGPKEKESPAVTLVNGQRIRIRPSVSDSEYEDVQLRLSTPTTKPSAKSSKLSLKNIVKSSSPILRDKKILNGGDTPKQRSKSDSITLINKDKELQQKFKSILKKSSERSPSPIERSGSLFYIPLPNSKKKVQFLVYNDSSNDENSEEMIENNYESDDDNVFEEVKPVATEIKLAKPVEPTETLNVSTPRKPVSLYRSLSDRMKKVESKNLFHDTMAIRHLKQRVGLKIDFSDLERLDGINQKIKKLCVKSNSTSKENINTVSDSDNLLFERNEDLSLNNLNNLIQQEPIEINSTTDTETDNAETDNTSASSLTSFSSDLVDNANKIMEATLKIEDTSEKLDEKIALAKLDMCINEAKVEIIIPKDDVPPIVPPRKRSSNKQPPISNSIKIEAVNTEITNKTVVKITTPPAVHKIQIKNEFSDALNNSSYNILENAQRKTSIMINGDDCYSTVNVNDNIPLYQSSVVVKDSVGIIPIFEKPEKQCSTIYITGSFVPCEKEPEKVEEKADTKETEIEKPAEKDSDVLRELLKDPVEAVRRNLVPHVCGKSDVPRRQRDKKFLNVKIPNLTSNLLPETTYEDVFIRPKPYESICDDLSSEHSSSTQYELIDPGSDCYTDHSNRSSVTEEELANRTKFYELLADSGIIEVTENDDHIYESIKVNNDPIYEDIEIPPPLPSVPPPATIMDDINLDKEFTTRSIFEGASKYDILSYLVDAKERGLVQEDGYTYFPTNGTTEDDIPISQMSAVSDSSEDNSLILAGTLIDEKLTTQKGAEVERNDSGVGSETSKSSLSKYRSKQEIFALCEDCEASLEGANGNVALLCRKCVKKRSERKEIITEIVETEEKYSKDLQIILEEFYQPMLVAGLLTPDQLSAIFLNVEELLENSQALAERLRDGVEIALEQGDEDLLTVNMGKLFLEAMPMLHAFETYCVRQGSASLLLASLEKEKELLRIFLRVSQMENTMLRRMNLNSFLMVPVQRVTKYPLLLARLYKVTPSHYDNKEELKEAQHKIELHLNHMNSQTKDVPSKLWRRIGSSSGRRSSSEMDLVNIKLRKIAVDVLEWNHEEAKFALEGKLLFTQPTDNNWRKGRTIKLTPINAMLVINGKPSPNKNSDRSEENGGLFFSKTGVREAALLLVRDKNGRYSLLRDPLYLDRCVIAADPAWQSYFEVQELLGKDTFIFKAEDEEQTSMWYKQLQHHAQGMGAWRKRRNALANIMINGMGLRS